The proteins below come from a single Cupriavidus pauculus genomic window:
- a CDS encoding TauD/TfdA dioxygenase family protein, with protein sequence MTQNPTQIELDVRPVSGRIGAEVRGVRLDGDLPGATFDAIRAALLRHKVLFFREQGHLDDATQEAFGSLFGPPVPHPTVPVRAGTQYLLELDSQHGGGRANSWHTDVTFDLAYPQVSVLRAVEVPTYGGDTVWANTAAAYEELPPPLRELADKLWALHTNDYDYAGSRVLPHGPDAQHYRDVFTRTVYETEHPVVRVHPETGERTLVLGHFVKRLLGYSASDSAHLISVLQSHVHRLENTVRWRWQAGDVAIWDNRATQHYAINDYGDTRRIVRRVTIAGDVPVSVDGERSRAIKPARDGGNLAAADTRKAA encoded by the coding sequence ATGACACAGAACCCCACCCAGATCGAACTCGACGTACGCCCCGTTTCGGGACGCATCGGCGCCGAAGTCCGCGGCGTGCGCCTTGACGGCGACCTGCCGGGTGCGACGTTCGACGCCATCCGCGCGGCACTGCTGCGCCACAAGGTGCTGTTTTTCCGCGAGCAGGGGCATCTCGACGATGCCACGCAGGAAGCGTTCGGCTCGCTGTTCGGCCCGCCCGTCCCGCATCCGACGGTGCCCGTGCGCGCGGGCACGCAGTATCTGCTCGAGCTGGATTCGCAGCACGGGGGTGGCCGCGCGAACTCGTGGCATACGGATGTCACGTTCGATCTCGCCTATCCGCAGGTGTCGGTGCTGCGCGCGGTGGAGGTGCCCACTTACGGCGGCGATACGGTATGGGCCAACACCGCGGCGGCATACGAGGAGCTCCCGCCGCCGCTGCGCGAGCTTGCCGACAAGCTCTGGGCCCTGCACACCAACGACTACGACTACGCGGGCTCGCGCGTGTTGCCACACGGCCCGGATGCGCAGCATTATCGCGACGTGTTCACGCGCACCGTCTACGAGACCGAGCATCCGGTCGTGCGCGTCCATCCGGAAACCGGCGAGCGCACGCTCGTGCTCGGGCATTTCGTGAAGCGCCTGCTTGGCTATTCCGCCAGCGACTCCGCGCATCTGATCTCGGTCCTGCAGAGCCATGTCCATCGGCTCGAGAACACCGTGCGGTGGCGCTGGCAGGCCGGCGACGTGGCCATCTGGGACAACCGCGCAACGCAGCACTACGCGATCAACGACTATGGCGACACGCGCCGTATCGTGCGCCGCGTGACCATCGCGGGCGATGTACCGGTGAGCGTGGACGGCGAACGCAGCCGCGCCATCAAGCCCGCGCGCGACGGCGGCAACCTCGCGGCGGCGGACACGCGCAAGGCTGCCTGA
- a CDS encoding 2Fe-2S iron-sulfur cluster-binding protein, whose amino-acid sequence MPKVVFHKNGQVFTDEVKPETNLVVRAGIKQFPYPNLRYECGMGKCSKCACKVLAGAEHLPPPNWKEKKQLGERIEQGFRLACQIWLTHDIELCQEEMPA is encoded by the coding sequence ATGCCGAAAGTTGTCTTTCACAAGAACGGCCAAGTCTTCACGGACGAGGTAAAGCCCGAAACGAATCTGGTCGTGCGCGCCGGTATCAAGCAGTTTCCGTATCCGAACCTGCGATACGAATGCGGCATGGGCAAGTGCTCGAAGTGCGCCTGCAAGGTGCTGGCCGGTGCCGAGCATCTGCCGCCCCCGAACTGGAAGGAGAAGAAGCAGCTCGGCGAGCGTATCGAGCAGGGCTTTCGGCTGGCCTGCCAGATCTGGCTGACGCACGACATCGAGTTGTGCCAGGAAGAGATGCCGGCATGA
- a CDS encoding ferredoxin has protein sequence MYVILTSKPGQFRTEPMEGSLDDIRPLETYDYMFYGRATASFVIAELHQPVKVRVIDESAGREAETINLVPSKFLERFDTLDAARAALQDLAKFGTMDLSLKKR, from the coding sequence ATGTACGTCATCCTCACCAGCAAGCCGGGCCAGTTTCGCACCGAGCCCATGGAAGGCTCGCTCGACGACATCCGGCCGCTGGAAACCTATGACTACATGTTCTATGGCCGCGCCACCGCGAGCTTCGTGATCGCCGAACTTCACCAGCCGGTGAAGGTGCGCGTGATCGACGAGTCCGCCGGGCGCGAGGCGGAGACGATCAACCTGGTGCCATCGAAGTTTCTCGAACGGTTCGACACGCTGGACGCCGCGCGCGCGGCGCTCCAGGACCTTGCCAAGTTCGGGACGATGGACCTTTCGCTGAAGAAACGATGA
- a CDS encoding 2Fe-2S iron-sulfur cluster-binding protein, translating to MTFVTNAGKTVTAPSNSNLLRISLREQGGIPFKCGGGICGTCRCKIETGLANTDAVKPKERKHLSEQDLADGYRMACQTFVNGDIAVSWGN from the coding sequence GTGACGTTCGTGACCAACGCGGGCAAGACCGTGACCGCGCCGAGCAACAGCAACCTGTTGCGCATCTCGCTGCGCGAGCAGGGCGGCATACCTTTCAAGTGCGGCGGCGGTATCTGCGGCACGTGCCGCTGCAAGATCGAGACGGGCCTCGCGAATACCGACGCGGTCAAGCCGAAGGAACGCAAGCATCTGTCGGAACAGGACCTCGCGGACGGCTACCGCATGGCCTGCCAGACGTTCGTCAACGGCGATATCGCGGTGTCATGGGGTAATTAA
- a CDS encoding alpha/beta fold hydrolase — protein sequence MTSSHSASAHSDVVSDMPLPARRRFLRAGAAAFAAALAGTGCASRPAASTAQTGTSDPASMRATRIRSSASDGVELAVFETGNPNGRPVIFIHGFAQSHESWAKQMSAPELQHLRLIAFDLRGHGDSGKPLVKEAYHDNVRWAEDVRSVIRATGARKPAIVTWSYGGRVVNDYLTAFGDGEIGSLNYVAATSTSAPFGQGRSARLMVPMMSDDAMEAEKGTEAFLRACFARPPSAAELAQMERFNAKTPVAVRKLLAGRPAAYDNTLRAVRVPMLVTHGREDQISAVAMSEYTHKLVPHSTLSIYEAIGHGTFYEDPGRFNAELLALMAKQAA from the coding sequence TTGACTTCTTCCCATTCCGCTTCTGCCCATTCCGACGTAGTATCCGATATGCCGCTGCCCGCCCGGCGACGCTTCCTGCGGGCCGGCGCGGCCGCGTTTGCCGCCGCGCTGGCCGGCACCGGCTGCGCGAGCCGCCCTGCAGCGAGTACCGCCCAGACGGGTACCTCGGATCCAGCCTCCATGCGCGCGACCCGCATTCGTTCCTCCGCCAGCGACGGCGTCGAGCTTGCCGTCTTCGAGACCGGCAACCCCAACGGCCGTCCCGTCATCTTCATCCACGGCTTCGCGCAGAGTCATGAAAGCTGGGCAAAGCAGATGTCCGCGCCGGAACTCCAGCATCTGCGCCTGATCGCGTTCGACCTGCGCGGCCATGGCGACTCCGGCAAGCCACTCGTCAAGGAGGCCTATCACGACAACGTACGCTGGGCCGAAGACGTCCGATCGGTGATCCGCGCAACGGGCGCGCGAAAACCTGCCATCGTCACGTGGTCCTATGGCGGCCGCGTGGTCAACGATTATCTGACCGCATTCGGCGATGGAGAAATCGGCAGCCTGAACTACGTGGCCGCGACGTCGACGAGCGCGCCGTTCGGGCAAGGACGTTCCGCGCGGCTGATGGTGCCGATGATGTCCGACGATGCGATGGAAGCGGAGAAAGGCACCGAAGCGTTCCTGCGCGCATGTTTCGCGCGCCCACCGAGCGCGGCGGAACTCGCACAGATGGAACGCTTCAACGCCAAGACGCCCGTCGCCGTGCGCAAGCTGCTGGCCGGACGGCCCGCGGCGTACGACAACACGCTACGCGCGGTTCGCGTGCCGATGCTCGTCACGCACGGCCGCGAGGATCAGATCTCCGCGGTGGCGATGAGCGAGTACACGCACAAGCTCGTACCGCATTCGACGCTCTCGATCTACGAAGCCATCGGCCACGGCACGTTCTACGAGGACCCCGGGCGCTTCAACGCGGAGTTGCTGGCGCTGATGGCGAAGCAGGCCGCGTAG
- a CDS encoding ABC transporter substrate-binding protein gives MFQKFVRTLLLPATLALLASPHASAAPAAETPRTGGTLTTIIQPEPVILTSALNSAAPTGFFSANVFDGLVEYDNDFKLKPALAERWDISKDSKTLTFHLRPNVKWHDGKPFTSADVKWTLENVWKKLHPRNQILFGKVTQVDTPDPLTVVLHFSEPSLAVLSSLNSNGAQVLPKHLYEGTDILNNPYNNKPVGTGPFVFKEWSKGNYIVLERNPNYWDKGKPYLDKIVFKVIPDASARAAALEKGEAQYAPFNPVPLKDAQRLAQLPSLKLETRGYDWISPWLFMDVNLDRPYFKDVRVRQALAHAIDLNALNKVVWFGFGKPAVSPVVSTLTQFFNPAVPKYAYDPAKAEALLDAAGLKRGADGNRLKIQIDYLPYGDDYKRSAEYIKQALKRVGIDVNVRTQDTPTYTRRVYGDRDFDLAVVWFAGFADPLVGVTRAYRADTVGKNIPWSNGSGYRGEEANKLIDEAQGSPSQPERVELFKRFQTVVQNDLPSVPLLELRFFTVQSSSLRDTVSGVDQIYASLKNAWFAQPPGASATVARADAGK, from the coding sequence ATGTTCCAGAAATTTGTCCGGACGCTCCTGCTGCCCGCCACCCTGGCGCTGCTTGCGAGTCCGCATGCCTCCGCCGCGCCGGCGGCGGAAACCCCGCGCACCGGCGGCACGCTGACCACGATCATCCAGCCCGAACCGGTCATCCTGACGTCCGCGCTCAATTCGGCCGCCCCGACGGGTTTCTTCAGCGCCAACGTGTTCGACGGCCTTGTCGAGTACGACAACGATTTCAAGCTCAAGCCGGCCCTGGCCGAGCGCTGGGACATCTCGAAGGATTCGAAGACGCTGACGTTCCATCTGCGGCCCAACGTCAAGTGGCACGACGGCAAGCCGTTCACGTCGGCCGACGTCAAATGGACGCTCGAGAACGTCTGGAAGAAGCTGCATCCGCGCAACCAGATTCTGTTCGGCAAGGTCACGCAGGTGGATACACCGGATCCGCTCACGGTCGTCCTGCACTTCTCCGAGCCGTCGCTGGCGGTGCTGAGTTCGCTCAACAGCAATGGCGCGCAGGTACTGCCGAAGCATCTGTACGAAGGCACCGACATCCTCAACAACCCGTACAACAACAAGCCGGTGGGTACCGGCCCGTTCGTGTTCAAGGAATGGAGCAAGGGCAACTACATCGTGCTCGAGCGCAATCCGAACTACTGGGACAAGGGCAAGCCGTACCTCGACAAGATCGTATTCAAGGTCATTCCCGACGCAAGCGCGCGTGCCGCCGCGCTGGAAAAGGGCGAGGCGCAGTACGCACCGTTCAATCCGGTGCCGCTCAAGGATGCGCAGCGTCTGGCCCAGCTGCCGTCGCTGAAGCTGGAGACGCGCGGCTACGACTGGATTTCGCCGTGGCTGTTCATGGACGTGAACCTCGATCGCCCGTACTTCAAGGATGTGCGCGTGCGCCAGGCGCTCGCCCATGCGATCGATCTCAACGCGCTGAACAAGGTCGTCTGGTTCGGTTTTGGCAAGCCGGCGGTCAGCCCGGTCGTGTCGACACTCACGCAGTTCTTCAACCCGGCGGTGCCGAAGTACGCCTATGACCCGGCCAAGGCCGAGGCGCTGCTCGATGCGGCGGGGCTCAAGCGTGGCGCCGATGGCAACCGGCTCAAGATCCAGATCGACTATCTGCCGTATGGCGACGACTACAAGCGTAGCGCCGAGTACATCAAGCAGGCGCTCAAGCGGGTCGGCATCGACGTGAATGTGCGCACGCAGGACACGCCGACGTATACCAGGCGCGTCTACGGCGATCGCGACTTCGATCTCGCGGTGGTGTGGTTCGCCGGCTTCGCGGATCCGCTCGTCGGGGTGACGCGCGCCTATCGCGCCGACACCGTGGGCAAGAACATTCCGTGGTCGAATGGTTCCGGCTACCGTGGTGAGGAGGCCAACAAGCTGATCGACGAGGCACAGGGCTCGCCTAGCCAGCCCGAGCGCGTGGAACTGTTCAAGCGCTTCCAGACCGTCGTGCAGAACGACCTGCCGTCCGTGCCGCTGCTCGAACTGCGCTTCTTCACCGTGCAATCGTCGTCGCTGCGCGACACGGTCAGCGGC